One Cryptomeria japonica chromosome 9, Sugi_1.0, whole genome shotgun sequence genomic window carries:
- the LOC131066907 gene encoding uncharacterized protein LOC131066907, with translation MASKMASTVFFLVYTLLISTSFCHGRQEKPSAVVVRGTVFCDTCSQNRLSDSSYFISGARVAVECTLNRRSRSSIRVEGESDEKGEFRIDVPSEFLSKCRVELISRPDDSECNVPSISTPSKITLISAEEGVRTYSAGYLSYRPENVPTACMMEDTLNLFVRGREMAETPKTSKDTVSPPSLPTIPTIPTTFPPLPLAPPLPGVPPFPRAPPLPGFPPLPLAPPFGGFPPLPQVPSISIPSLPSFGFPPLSPFAFSFPPIPFLTPPSPSK, from the exons ATGGCATCGAAGATGGCTTCCACAGTGTTTTTCCTGGTTTACACGCTTTTAATCAGCACGAGTTTCTGTCATGGACGACAAGAGAAGCCTTCTGCAGTGGTCGTGCGGGGAACTGTGTTCTGCGACACCTGCTCACAAAACAGGCTCTCTGACTCTAGTTATTTCATATCTG GTGCGCGTGTAGCAGTGGAATGCACTCTGAACAGGAGAAGCAGAAGCTCAATCCGTGTGGAGGGAGAAAGTGATGAGAAAGGAGAGTTCAGAATAGATGTTCCATCAGAGTTCCTTTCAAAGTGCAGGGTAGAGCTGATAAGCAGGCCTGATGATTCAGAATGCAACGTCCCATCAATCTCCACACCTTCCAAGATCACTCTAATATCAGCTGAGGAAGGAGTCCGTACCTACAGTGCTGGGTATTTAAGCTATCGCCCAGAAAATGTTCCCACAGCATGTATGATGGAAGATACGCTCAACTTATTTGTACGTGGTAGGGAAATGGCAGAGACTCCTAAAACCTCAAAAGATACAGTATCCCCACCTTCTCTACCCACAATTCCTACCATCCCTACTACTTTCCCACCACTTCCTTTGGCACCTCCTCTCCCTGGAGTCCCACCCTTTCCTAGGGCCCCTCCTCTCCCTGGTTTCCCACCATTGCCTCTCGCTCCTCCCTTTGGTGGTTTCCCACccttgcctcaagttccttcaaTAAGCATTCCTTCCCTtcctagttttggttttccacCACTTTCTCCCTTTGCCTTCAGCTTTCCTCCCATCCCATTCCTTACCCCACCTTCTCCCTCTAAGTAG